A single window of Paracoccus albus DNA harbors:
- the rplE gene encoding 50S ribosomal protein L5: MLDQAQYTPRLKSAYKDKVRAALKEEFGYKNDMQIPRLDKIVLNMGIGEAVKDTKKVKQGADELSLIAGQKAVITKAKKSIAGFRVREEMPLGAKVTLRGDRMYEFLDRLINIALPRVRDFRGVKGTAFDGRGNYAMGLKEHIVFPEINFDKVDEVLGMDIIICTTAKTDAEAKSLLKQFNMPFNS, translated from the coding sequence ATGCTGGACCAAGCACAATACACCCCGCGCCTGAAGTCGGCATACAAGGACAAGGTCCGTGCCGCACTGAAGGAAGAGTTCGGCTATAAGAACGACATGCAGATCCCGCGTCTGGACAAGATCGTCCTGAACATGGGCATCGGCGAGGCCGTCAAGGACACCAAGAAGGTCAAGCAAGGCGCGGATGAGTTGTCGCTGATCGCCGGTCAGAAAGCCGTGATCACGAAGGCAAAGAAGTCCATCGCCGGCTTCCGCGTCCGTGAAGAAATGCCGCTGGGTGCCAAGGTAACCCTGCGCGGCGACCGGATGTACGAATTCCTGGATCGTCTGATCAACATCGCGCTGCCCCGCGTCCGCGACTTCCGCGGTGTTAAAGGCACGGCTTTCGACGGCCGCGGCAACTATGCCATGGGCCTGAAAGAGCACATCGTTTTCCCGGAAATCAACTTCGACAAGGTCGACGAAGTTCTGGGGATGGATATCATCATCTGCACCACCGCGAAGACCGACGCGGAAGCGAAATCGCTGTTGAAGCAATTCAACATGCCGTTCAACAGCTGA
- a CDS encoding FAD-binding protein: MQPENEEELAAIIRGSNGPLRVTGGGTRLYPGEMGGSRLDISAIAGITLYEPEALTLVARAGTPLADIQAALASENQMLAFEPDPRAGSTIGGVAAANASGPRRLSAGACRDAMLGVRFVTGAGEVVKNGGRVMKNVTGYDLVKLMAGSRGKLGALTEIALKTAPVPPARATLSLSGLDDAQTIAAMTTALSGPSDVIGAGRLPDGRVILRLEGLPGSVELRAKALKQMLNSYGDAELTEGDTDFAILRDFAQNVTVPLWRIVLRPSQAAPLLSQLPGRHAVDWGGALIWAEAPPDWMPVLPPGSRATRVVGEAASLPEPDAVTTRLNAGLRTKFDPRGVFGGEA, encoded by the coding sequence ATGCAGCCTGAGAATGAGGAAGAGCTTGCCGCGATCATTCGCGGATCGAATGGCCCATTGCGCGTGACGGGCGGCGGAACCCGTCTTTATCCGGGCGAGATGGGCGGCTCGCGGCTGGATATCAGCGCCATCGCCGGCATCACCCTTTATGAGCCAGAGGCGCTGACCCTTGTTGCCCGCGCCGGAACGCCGCTTGCTGACATTCAGGCGGCACTCGCCTCTGAAAACCAGATGCTGGCCTTCGAACCCGATCCGCGCGCGGGTTCCACAATCGGCGGCGTCGCTGCCGCCAACGCGTCCGGCCCGCGCCGCCTGTCTGCCGGGGCATGCCGCGACGCGATGCTGGGCGTGCGCTTCGTCACCGGCGCGGGTGAGGTGGTGAAGAATGGCGGCCGCGTCATGAAGAATGTGACCGGCTATGATCTGGTGAAACTGATGGCAGGCTCGCGCGGGAAACTGGGTGCGCTCACGGAAATTGCGCTGAAAACCGCGCCTGTGCCGCCCGCACGCGCCACGCTGTCGCTTAGCGGGCTGGATGACGCTCAGACCATCGCCGCGATGACAACGGCGCTGAGCGGCCCCAGCGACGTGATTGGCGCGGGCCGCTTGCCCGATGGGCGCGTGATCCTGCGGCTGGAAGGTTTGCCCGGCTCGGTCGAGTTGCGGGCCAAAGCGCTGAAACAGATGCTGAACAGCTATGGCGACGCAGAGTTGACCGAAGGCGATACCGATTTCGCCATTTTGCGCGATTTTGCGCAGAATGTGACCGTGCCACTCTGGCGGATCGTGCTGCGTCCGTCACAAGCCGCACCACTTCTGTCCCAGCTTCCAGGTCGCCATGCGGTTGACTGGGGCGGGGCTCTGATCTGGGCCGAGGCGCCGCCCGACTGGATGCCCGTCCTTCCGCCCGGCAGCCGCGCAACCCGCGTTGTGGGCGAGGCTGCATCCCTGCCCGAACCGGATGCCGTGACCACGCGTCTGAACGCCGGGCTTCGGACGAAATTCGATCCGCGCGGCGTTTTCGGGGGTGAGGCATGA
- a CDS encoding DUF599 domain-containing protein, whose translation MYVPTILSVLSPGDIAALIWLFAAWIGIGWLTEHPPRNHPSVAALMVRYRHEWMRQFITRQPRIFDSAILQSLREGPTFFASACLIAIGGGMALVGNPERLRQVAGELELGQAPTVLWQVKVLVALFFVANALLKFIWSHRLFGYCAIVMASVPNDIDDPLALPRAHQAAELNVTAAKSFNMGLRNIYFSLAALGWLLGPLALAVTASIVLGVTWRREFASHSRQVMLRDLPTIGPI comes from the coding sequence ATGTATGTGCCCACGATCCTTTCCGTCCTTTCCCCCGGCGATATTGCCGCGCTGATCTGGCTTTTCGCGGCATGGATCGGGATCGGCTGGCTGACCGAACATCCGCCCAGAAATCATCCCTCGGTCGCGGCGCTGATGGTGCGTTACCGCCACGAATGGATGCGCCAGTTCATCACGCGTCAGCCGCGCATCTTCGACAGCGCCATCCTGCAATCGCTGCGCGAAGGACCGACCTTCTTCGCCTCTGCCTGCCTGATCGCCATCGGCGGCGGCATGGCCCTTGTCGGCAACCCCGAGCGTCTGCGACAAGTCGCCGGAGAGCTGGAGCTGGGTCAGGCCCCCACCGTGCTGTGGCAGGTCAAGGTGCTCGTCGCGCTGTTCTTCGTGGCCAATGCATTGCTGAAGTTCATCTGGTCGCACCGGCTGTTCGGATATTGCGCGATTGTCATGGCCTCTGTCCCCAATGACATTGATGATCCGCTGGCCCTGCCCCGCGCCCATCAGGCGGCAGAGCTGAATGTCACCGCCGCAAAAAGCTTCAATATGGGGCTGCGGAATATCTATTTCTCGCTGGCGGCACTGGGCTGGCTGCTGGGTCCGCTGGCACTTGCGGTCACGGCAAGCATCGTGCTGGGCGTTACATGGCGGCGCGAATTTGCCTCGCATTCGCGGCAGGTGATGTTGCGCGATCTGCCGACGATCGGGCCGATCTGA
- the gluQRS gene encoding tRNA glutamyl-Q(34) synthetase GluQRS, whose translation MAGRGVTRTRFAPSPTGLLHLGHAFSALVSAGKASPGQFLLRIEDIDRDRCKPEFEAAIFEDLAWLGLEWRQPVMRQSDRMAVYRDALSYLGDLGVTYPCSCTRGDIKAALSAPQEGALIHGPDGLIYPGTCRGRSMRDLREDDVIRLDAGRAFDLIRDNMLSFRDGRAQVLGRDAFLSGIGDVILARRGMGTSYHLSVVLDDAAQGIGLVTRGLDLFDSTWIHVLLQRLLDLEAPDYHHHRLIRDEDGKRLAKRDDARSLRELRGQGLSAAEIRALVGM comes from the coding sequence ATGGCTGGCCGGGGCGTGACGCGCACGCGCTTTGCACCCTCGCCCACGGGGCTGCTGCATCTGGGTCATGCGTTTTCGGCGCTCGTCTCGGCAGGGAAGGCCAGTCCCGGCCAGTTCCTGCTGCGGATCGAGGATATCGACCGCGACCGCTGCAAGCCGGAATTCGAGGCGGCGATATTCGAGGATCTGGCCTGGCTCGGTCTGGAATGGCGCCAGCCGGTGATGCGGCAATCTGACCGTATGGCGGTTTATCGGGATGCGCTGTCTTATCTTGGCGATCTCGGCGTGACCTATCCCTGTTCCTGCACGCGAGGCGACATCAAGGCGGCGCTTTCGGCCCCGCAGGAGGGCGCGTTGATTCACGGCCCGGATGGGCTGATCTATCCCGGAACATGCCGGGGGCGGTCGATGCGTGATCTGCGTGAGGACGACGTGATACGTCTTGATGCGGGCCGCGCCTTTGATCTGATCCGCGACAACATGCTGAGCTTTCGCGACGGTCGCGCGCAGGTTCTTGGCCGTGACGCTTTCCTGAGCGGGATCGGGGACGTGATCCTTGCGCGGCGGGGGATGGGGACGTCTTATCATTTGTCGGTTGTGCTGGACGATGCGGCGCAGGGGATCGGGTTGGTGACGCGCGGGCTGGATCTGTTCGATTCGACCTGGATTCATGTACTGCTGCAACGGCTGCTGGATCTGGAAGCGCCGGACTATCACCACCACCGGCTGATCCGGGATGAGGACGGCAAGCGATTGGCCAAACGCGACGATGCGCGGAGCCTGCGAGAGTTGCGCGGGCAGGGGCTGAGCGCGGCGGAAATCAGGGCGTTGGTCGGAATGTGA
- the glcF gene encoding glycolate oxidase subunit GlcF produces the protein MKTEFTAEQLTDPGLAEANKILRSCVHCGFCTATCPTFLIRGDELDSPRGRIYLMKDMLESGRPADEKTVTHIDRCLGCLACMTTCPSGVHYAHLLEVGKAHIAATYKRPWRDRALRWMLARVLPHQGRFRLAMLGAKLARPFRRLMPDARLRAMLDMAPPSLPPRSKNDDAQTFAPVTEKRARVALMIGCAQQALNTDINEATIRLLRRAGCEVVIPKDFGCCGAMTLHMGREDDGRGSARAAIASLIAADRDGSLDAVIINTSGCGTTIKDYGHLFAGDDIEADANRIAALAKDVTEFLAAHGLPETIPQPARVAYHSACSLQHGQQIKAAPQSLLRSAGFEVVEPENPHLCCGSAGTYNMLQPELSAELKRRKLATLDATAPQIIAAGNIGCMVQIGSGTDTPVVHTVELLDWATGGPKPAALGA, from the coding sequence ATGAAAACCGAATTTACAGCCGAACAGCTGACCGATCCCGGTCTGGCAGAGGCCAATAAAATCCTGCGGTCCTGCGTGCATTGTGGTTTCTGCACAGCCACTTGCCCGACATTCCTCATCCGCGGGGATGAACTCGACAGCCCGCGTGGCCGTATCTATCTGATGAAGGATATGCTGGAATCCGGTCGCCCCGCCGATGAAAAGACCGTCACCCATATCGACCGCTGCCTTGGCTGTCTGGCCTGCATGACGACCTGTCCCTCTGGCGTGCATTACGCGCATTTGCTGGAGGTCGGAAAGGCGCATATCGCCGCCACATATAAACGCCCGTGGCGAGACCGTGCGCTACGCTGGATGCTGGCGCGGGTTTTGCCGCATCAGGGTCGGTTCCGGCTGGCCATGCTGGGTGCAAAGCTGGCGCGGCCCTTCCGTCGGCTGATGCCGGATGCACGGCTGAGGGCGATGCTGGATATGGCCCCGCCCTCTCTGCCGCCGCGCAGCAAGAATGACGATGCGCAAACTTTCGCGCCGGTGACGGAAAAGCGCGCCCGCGTGGCCCTGATGATCGGCTGTGCGCAACAGGCGCTGAACACAGATATCAATGAAGCGACCATCCGCCTTCTGCGCCGCGCCGGATGCGAGGTCGTGATCCCGAAGGATTTCGGCTGCTGCGGTGCGATGACCCTGCATATGGGGCGTGAAGATGATGGCCGTGGCTCGGCCCGCGCCGCGATTGCTTCGCTGATCGCGGCTGATCGGGATGGCTCTCTGGATGCGGTGATCATCAATACATCGGGCTGCGGAACGACGATCAAGGATTACGGGCATCTTTTCGCGGGCGATGACATCGAAGCTGACGCCAACCGAATTGCCGCGCTTGCAAAGGATGTGACCGAATTCCTTGCAGCCCACGGGCTGCCGGAAACGATCCCGCAACCGGCGCGTGTGGCCTATCACTCTGCCTGCTCGCTTCAGCATGGCCAGCAGATCAAGGCCGCGCCGCAAAGCCTTCTGCGCAGCGCAGGATTTGAGGTGGTGGAGCCGGAAAATCCGCATCTCTGTTGTGGCTCTGCCGGCACCTACAATATGCTGCAGCCCGAACTTTCGGCGGAGTTGAAGCGCCGCAAGCTTGCCACGCTGGACGCCACCGCGCCGCAGATCATCGCGGCGGGCAATATCGGCTGCATGGTCCAGATCGGCTCCGGCACCGATACGCCCGTTGTTCATACGGTCGAGTTGCTTGACTGGGCCACCGGCGGGCCGAAACCGGCAGCACTGGGCGCTTGA
- the rplN gene encoding 50S ribosomal protein L14: MIQMQTNLDVADNSGARRVQCIKVLGGSHRRYASVGDIIVVSVKEAIPRGRVKKGDVRKAVVVRTAKEVKREDGTSIRFDQNAAVILNNQGEPVGTRIFGPVVRELRAKNFMKIISLAPEVL; the protein is encoded by the coding sequence ATGATCCAGATGCAAACCAATCTGGATGTAGCTGACAACTCCGGCGCTCGCCGGGTGCAGTGCATCAAGGTTCTGGGTGGTTCGCACCGTCGCTATGCGTCGGTGGGCGACATCATTGTCGTTTCCGTTAAGGAAGCCATCCCGCGTGGTCGCGTGAAGAAAGGTGACGTCCGCAAGGCCGTCGTCGTGCGCACCGCCAAAGAAGTGAAACGCGAAGACGGCACCTCGATCCGCTTCGACCAGAACGCCGCCGTCATCCTGAACAACCAGGGCGAACCGGTCGGCACCCGTATCTTCGGGCCGGTCGTGCGCGAGCTGCGCGCGAAGAACTTCATGAAGATCATCTCGCTCGCTCCGGAGGTGCTGTAA
- a CDS encoding iron-sulfur cluster assembly scaffold protein, whose translation MSDADMMQLYSKRILALAADIPHLGKIEDAQGSAMKRSPQCGSTVTAHVRLQDGRIAGFGQEVRACALGQASAGVLGQGVMGATREEIAKGAEQLRAMLKEAGPVPDAPWDGLEVLIPAREYPNRHASILLSWHAALDAIDQADVQSTAQR comes from the coding sequence ATGTCCGACGCAGATATGATGCAACTTTATTCCAAGCGTATTCTCGCATTGGCGGCCGATATCCCGCATCTGGGCAAGATCGAGGATGCGCAGGGCAGCGCCATGAAGCGTTCGCCGCAATGCGGATCGACGGTGACGGCGCATGTCCGGCTGCAAGATGGCCGCATCGCGGGTTTCGGGCAAGAGGTGAGGGCCTGCGCCCTTGGTCAGGCCTCGGCGGGGGTCCTGGGGCAGGGCGTCATGGGTGCCACCCGCGAAGAGATCGCCAAGGGTGCGGAACAACTGCGTGCCATGCTGAAAGAGGCCGGGCCGGTGCCGGACGCGCCATGGGATGGGCTGGAGGTGTTGATTCCGGCGCGCGAATACCCCAACCGCCACGCCTCGATCTTGCTAAGCTGGCATGCGGCACTGGATGCTATTGATCAGGCTGACGTCCAATCAACGGCGCAGCGTTAG
- a CDS encoding Hsp20 family protein — protein MRNFDRAPLYRASVGFDRMADLMDRALSADSATQSYPPYNIEKTGDDTYRISIAVAGFAADDLNVELRDGSVIVSAKKAEEDDSRTFLHRGIATRAFERRFTLAEHIRVEGASHQDGMLHIELIREVPEALKPRRIAIDRVEDSKRVEKLDS, from the coding sequence ATGCGTAACTTTGATCGCGCACCGCTCTACCGTGCTTCGGTCGGCTTCGACCGTATGGCCGACCTGATGGACCGCGCCCTGTCCGCTGACAGCGCCACCCAGTCCTATCCCCCCTACAATATCGAAAAGACCGGCGACGATACCTACCGTATCTCTATCGCCGTGGCGGGCTTCGCCGCTGACGACCTGAATGTCGAGTTGCGCGACGGCTCTGTCATCGTCTCGGCCAAGAAGGCTGAAGAGGATGATTCGCGCACCTTCCTGCATCGCGGCATCGCCACCCGCGCCTTTGAGCGTCGGTTTACCTTGGCCGAACATATCCGCGTTGAAGGTGCATCGCATCAGGATGGTATGCTGCATATAGAGCTGATCCGCGAAGTGCCCGAGGCCCTGAAACCCCGCCGGATCGCGATTGATCGGGTGGAAGACAGCAAGCGCGTCGAGAAACTGGATTCGTAA
- the rpmC gene encoding 50S ribosomal protein L29 — translation MKAQELKEKTPEQLNEQLVALKKEAFNLRFQQATGQLESTARMRSVRRDVARVKTVLNQKAAEAASSK, via the coding sequence ATGAAAGCGCAGGAATTGAAAGAAAAAACGCCCGAGCAGCTGAATGAGCAGCTCGTCGCGCTGAAAAAGGAAGCGTTCAATCTGCGCTTCCAGCAGGCCACCGGCCAGCTCGAATCGACTGCACGTATGCGCAGCGTCCGCCGTGACGTGGCCCGCGTGAAGACCGTTCTGAACCAGAAAGCGGCAGAAGCCGCCTCGTCGAAGTAA
- a CDS encoding FAD-linked oxidase C-terminal domain-containing protein yields MEMPAPDTAVIARRDAVAARLRQALGDPAAVITDPVETRAYECDALSAYRCPPLMVVLPSTTEEVSAVLRICSEEGVPVVPRGAGTSLAGGSMPTADAVIVGLARMNKVLEISTDDRLVRVQTGRTNLSVTDAVAGHGFFYAPDPSSQLACAIGGNIAMNSGGAHCLKYGVTTNNLLGATVVLMDGAVVELGGPMGEGQGLDLLGVVCGSEGQLGIVSEAVLRILPQPAGARPVLIAFDSPVTAGACVAAIIRSGVLPVAIEFMDRPCIAATEDFCGAGYPDCEALLIVEVEGTEPEIDEQLFLIRQIAQRFDPLEFRESRSAQESQRIWLGRKSAFGAMGVISDYMCLDGTIPVSQLPHVLGRIAELSQECGLGVANVFHAGDGNMHPLILYDANKPGDLERCEALGADILRLCVEAGGCLTGEHGVGVEKRELMSAQYDPPDLEMQMAVKDVFDPEWMLNAAKVFPLAVSAPRRGQNAA; encoded by the coding sequence ATGGAGATGCCAGCACCTGATACGGCGGTCATCGCCCGCCGCGATGCGGTTGCGGCGCGGTTGCGTCAGGCGCTTGGAGATCCAGCGGCCGTCATCACCGATCCGGTTGAGACGCGGGCCTATGAATGTGATGCGCTGTCGGCCTATCGCTGTCCTCCGCTTATGGTGGTTCTGCCCTCGACCACTGAAGAGGTGTCTGCCGTTCTGAGAATATGCAGTGAAGAGGGTGTGCCGGTCGTGCCGCGCGGCGCAGGGACAAGCCTTGCCGGCGGCTCTATGCCCACGGCGGATGCGGTGATTGTCGGGCTGGCGCGGATGAACAAGGTGCTGGAAATCAGCACTGATGACCGGCTGGTCCGGGTGCAGACAGGGCGCACCAATCTGTCGGTTACCGATGCGGTTGCCGGGCACGGTTTCTTTTACGCCCCCGATCCCTCCAGCCAGCTGGCCTGCGCGATCGGCGGCAATATCGCGATGAACTCCGGCGGGGCGCATTGCCTGAAATACGGGGTGACGACCAACAATCTGCTGGGCGCAACCGTCGTGCTGATGGATGGCGCGGTCGTCGAACTCGGCGGGCCGATGGGTGAAGGGCAGGGCCTTGACCTGCTGGGCGTTGTCTGCGGATCAGAAGGCCAGCTTGGCATCGTCAGCGAAGCCGTGCTGCGTATCCTGCCCCAGCCCGCTGGCGCCCGCCCGGTCCTGATTGCCTTCGACAGCCCGGTGACCGCCGGTGCCTGCGTGGCGGCGATCATCCGCTCCGGCGTGCTGCCGGTTGCCATCGAGTTCATGGACCGCCCCTGCATCGCCGCGACAGAAGATTTTTGCGGTGCGGGCTACCCCGATTGCGAGGCTTTGCTGATTGTAGAGGTGGAAGGCACAGAGCCGGAAATCGACGAGCAGCTATTCCTGATCCGGCAGATTGCGCAGCGCTTCGATCCGCTGGAGTTCCGCGAATCCCGCTCGGCACAGGAATCTCAGCGGATCTGGCTTGGACGCAAATCCGCCTTTGGCGCGATGGGGGTGATCAGCGATTATATGTGCCTTGATGGCACGATCCCGGTCAGCCAGCTTCCGCATGTGCTTGGGCGCATCGCCGAGCTTTCGCAGGAATGTGGTTTGGGCGTCGCCAACGTCTTTCATGCGGGCGACGGGAACATGCATCCGTTGATCCTCTATGACGCCAACAAACCCGGCGATCTGGAACGGTGCGAGGCGCTTGGCGCCGATATCCTGCGCCTGTGTGTCGAGGCCGGCGGATGCCTGACCGGCGAACATGGCGTCGGGGTCGAAAAGCGCGAATTGATGTCGGCGCAATACGATCCACCCGATCTGGAGATGCAGATGGCCGTCAAGGACGTCTTCGACCCTGAATGGATGCTGAATGCCGCAAAGGTGTTTCCTCTGGCCGTTTCAGCGCCGCGCCGGGGGCAGAATGCAGCCTGA
- a CDS encoding DUF7282 domain-containing protein gives MKILTLTTAIAILGTGAAFAQDAMTPMVEAADQDVSNGVVSATRIVAPANGWMVVHRTDAEMQPGPVVGYAPIRMGETSDVAAILTEEVASGDMLMLMVHGEEGGETTGAFEYTLGATEDGPIRVDEELVMATITAQ, from the coding sequence ATGAAAATTCTGACACTGACGACCGCTATCGCAATTCTCGGCACCGGCGCTGCGTTCGCGCAGGATGCAATGACCCCGATGGTCGAAGCCGCCGATCAGGACGTCAGCAATGGCGTCGTCAGCGCCACGCGCATTGTCGCACCCGCCAATGGCTGGATGGTCGTGCACCGCACCGATGCCGAAATGCAGCCCGGCCCCGTCGTCGGCTACGCCCCCATCCGCATGGGCGAAACCAGCGACGTCGCCGCCATCCTGACCGAAGAGGTCGCCAGCGGTGACATGCTGATGCTGATGGTCCATGGCGAAGAGGGCGGCGAGACGACCGGAGCCTTCGAATACACACTCGGCGCGACAGAGGATGGGCCGATCCGGGTGGATGAGGAGCTGGTGATGGCGACTATTACGGCGCAGTAA
- the rplX gene encoding 50S ribosomal protein L24: MAAKLKKGDKVVVLAGKDKGKQGEITQVLPKDGKAVVDGVNIALRHTRQSQNSQGGRVPKNMPIDLSNLALLDKNGKATRVGFREEDGKKVRFAKTTGDVI, encoded by the coding sequence ATGGCTGCCAAGCTGAAAAAAGGCGACAAGGTCGTCGTCCTTGCCGGCAAGGACAAGGGCAAGCAGGGTGAGATCACGCAGGTTCTGCCGAAAGACGGCAAGGCTGTCGTCGACGGCGTGAACATCGCGCTGCGTCACACCCGTCAGTCGCAGAATTCGCAGGGCGGCCGTGTTCCCAAGAACATGCCGATCGACCTGTCGAACCTGGCTCTGCTGGACAAGAACGGCAAAGCGACCCGCGTCGGCTTCCGCGAGGAAGACGGCAAGAAGGTCCGTTTCGCCAAGACCACGGGAGACGTTATCTGA
- the hisI gene encoding phosphoribosyl-AMP cyclohydrolase has product MFDPSTLRFDANGLIPAIAQDASSGEVLMMAWMNAESVARTLESGRVTYWSRSRQSFWIKGESSGHVQKLVEMRVDCDRDCLLMLVEQEGPACHTNRRSCFYTAVREGEEVEIMEPMAG; this is encoded by the coding sequence ATGTTCGATCCTTCCACGCTGCGCTTCGACGCAAACGGGCTGATCCCCGCCATCGCTCAGGACGCGAGCAGCGGCGAAGTGCTGATGATGGCTTGGATGAACGCCGAATCCGTTGCGCGGACGCTGGAGTCTGGGCGGGTGACATACTGGTCCCGGTCGCGGCAGAGTTTCTGGATCAAGGGCGAAAGCTCTGGTCATGTGCAAAAGCTGGTCGAGATGCGCGTGGACTGCGATCGGGATTGTCTGCTAATGCTGGTGGAACAGGAAGGGCCGGCTTGTCACACGAACCGGCGAAGCTGCTTTTATACCGCAGTGCGCGAGGGGGAAGAGGTCGAGATAATGGAGCCGATGGCAGGATAG
- the trmFO gene encoding methylenetetrahydrofolate--tRNA-(uracil(54)-C(5))-methyltransferase (FADH(2)-oxidizing) TrmFO, with the protein MEPIHIIGAGLAGSEAAWQISRAGVPVVLHEMRPNVETFAHKTGDFAEMVCSNSFRSDDDQNNAVGQLHWEMRQAGGLIMAMADRHKLPAGGALAVDRDAFSADVTAALRAEPLITVETGEITALPADGRWIIATGPLTSAALGDAIRAETGADALAFFDAIAPIVYADTIDMDIAWRQSRYDKGETEEERTAYINCPMNKAEYEGFIDALLSADKTEFHEGETAGYFDGCLPIEVMSERGRETLRHGPMKPVGLTNTHKPDEKPYAVVQLRRDNALGTLYNIVGFQTKMKYGAQTDVFRMIPGLQNASFARLGGIHRNSFLNSPTLLDDRMRLRSRPNLRFAGQVTGVEGYVESAAMGLLAGRMAAAEAKGRDLAPPPGTTAMGALIHHITGGAEAKTFQPMNVNFGLFPPVEAKGGRRGRKDRYPAYTNRAKEDFTAWLAGA; encoded by the coding sequence ATGGAACCCATTCATATCATCGGTGCCGGTCTGGCCGGCTCAGAAGCTGCGTGGCAGATCAGCCGCGCGGGCGTCCCCGTCGTGCTGCACGAGATGAGACCAAATGTCGAAACATTCGCCCACAAGACCGGCGATTTCGCAGAAATGGTCTGCTCGAATTCCTTCCGCTCGGATGACGATCAGAACAACGCCGTGGGCCAGTTGCACTGGGAAATGCGGCAGGCAGGCGGGCTTATCATGGCGATGGCCGACCGTCACAAGCTGCCCGCGGGCGGTGCCTTGGCGGTAGATCGCGACGCGTTTTCCGCCGATGTGACTGCCGCGCTGCGGGCCGAGCCGCTGATCACGGTTGAAACCGGTGAAATCACCGCGCTGCCCGCTGACGGCCGCTGGATCATCGCCACCGGCCCGCTGACTTCGGCGGCTCTGGGCGACGCGATCCGGGCCGAGACCGGGGCCGATGCGCTTGCCTTTTTCGATGCCATCGCGCCCATCGTCTATGCCGATACGATTGATATGGACATCGCCTGGCGGCAATCACGCTATGACAAGGGCGAGACCGAGGAAGAGCGCACGGCCTATATCAACTGCCCGATGAACAAGGCGGAGTATGAGGGTTTCATCGATGCGCTTCTGTCCGCCGACAAGACCGAGTTCCATGAGGGCGAGACCGCCGGTTATTTCGATGGCTGCCTGCCCATTGAAGTGATGAGCGAACGGGGCCGCGAAACCCTGCGCCACGGGCCGATGAAGCCGGTCGGGCTGACCAATACGCATAAGCCGGATGAAAAGCCATATGCGGTGGTGCAGCTGCGTCGGGATAACGCGCTCGGGACACTCTATAATATCGTCGGGTTCCAGACCAAGATGAAATACGGCGCGCAAACCGATGTTTTCCGTATGATTCCCGGCCTGCAGAATGCCAGCTTCGCGCGGCTCGGCGGTATCCATCGCAACAGCTTCCTGAACTCGCCCACGCTGCTGGACGACCGGATGCGGCTGCGCTCGCGTCCGAACCTGCGCTTTGCCGGGCAGGTGACGGGGGTCGAGGGCTATGTCGAAAGCGCCGCGATGGGGCTGCTGGCCGGGCGCATGGCCGCCGCCGAGGCAAAGGGGCGCGATCTAGCGCCGCCGCCAGGCACGACGGCAATGGGTGCGCTGATCCATCACATCACCGGCGGGGCCGAGGCAAAGACCTTCCAGCCCATGAATGTGAATTTCGGGCTGTTTCCCCCGGTTGAGGCCAAGGGCGGCAGGCGGGGCCGCAAGGACCGCTATCCGGCCTATACCAATCGTGCGAAAGAAGATTTTACCGCATGGCTGGCCGGGGCGTGA
- the rpsQ gene encoding 30S ribosomal protein S17, with the protein MPKRILQGKVVSDKNEQTVTVLVERRFKHPLLHKTVRSSKKYRAHDADNAFKVGDTVRIVECAPVSKTKRWTVLTDDAAASA; encoded by the coding sequence ATGCCCAAACGCATCCTGCAAGGCAAAGTCGTCTCGGACAAGAACGAGCAGACCGTAACCGTTCTGGTGGAACGCCGCTTCAAGCACCCGCTGCTGCACAAGACCGTGCGTTCGTCGAAGAAATACCGCGCCCATGACGCGGATAACGCATTCAAGGTCGGTGACACCGTTCGTATCGTCGAATGTGCGCCGGTCTCGAAGACCAAACGCTGGACCGTTCTGACGGATGACGCAGCCGCGTCGGCCTGA